Within Bacteroidota bacterium, the genomic segment CCAATGACTCTTTAAGTGTAATTATTAATCCCGGTACTTGGACAAGAGTAAGAAATTATTTTAAAGCAACAGGTAATGAAAAATGGATTACAATTGGCAATTTTAAAAATAAAATTAACACAAACATTTTTGAAATTCCAGACTATCCACCAGTAGATAACGATACAATATTTGCCTATTTATTTATTGAAGATGTGTATGTAGTAAAATATTCTGAAATCGTATTAATTGATATAAGTTCTTGTGTTGGCGATACGGTAATTCTGGATGCCTATTTTGGAGGTGCTGAATATTTATGGAGTACAGGGGATACAACTCCCCAAATAAATGTAACTACCAATGGGGAATATTGGGTAAATATTTCATCCAGTCAGGGATTTCTAAGCGATACTGCTGAGGTAAATTTTCTACCTGATACTACCTTTTCTAAAGTAATTGATACATTAATTTGTTTCAATCATTTACCTGCCATTTTAAAAGGCTCAGAATATTACGATTCTTATTTATGGAATACTGGTTCTACAAATAAAAATTTAAATGCTCATACTGAAGGTTTATATATTTTAAATGCAACGCAAGGTTGTAATTTTTTTATAGATAGTTTTTTAGTTTCTATTACACCACAAAAAATTGATTACTTCTATGTACCTGATACTACTTTATGTCCGGGAGATTATTTTACAGTAACTGCGCCTGATGGATTTGAAAATTATATCTGGAATACAGGAGCAACTATACAACAAATTATAATTTATGAAGCGGGAGATTATTGGGTAGCTTATTCTGATAGTTGCTATAATTTCAGTGAAGAGTTTACAGTGAAATTGGATCCATATTCAACTAAAAATTTAGAGCTGGGAGATGATATTGATTTATGTTCTTATACAAATTTTCCTATCACTATTGATGCCGGTGAATGGCCTGCTTATTTATGGAGCAATGGTTCTACAGAAAGATATCTTCAACCCAATAAACCCGGAGAATATTCGGTAACGGTTTATAACAATTGCGGTCAGAAATCCGATACAATTTTTATTAATGATTGTACAGAAGGTACTGAAGATTTATTGCTGATGCCCAATCTTTCTGAAGGTGAATTTTGGTTATTAAATACACCTGCGGAATGGACTCCTCAAACAACAATCTATATATACTCAATGCAAGGTCTTGTTGATAAATTGCAATCCACAATAGATGGGTTTACCCGACTTGATTTGACACAATATATGAAAGGTGCATATTGGATAATTGCCGAAGCTGATGGACGTCAATTTTTCTTTAAAATTATTATTCAATAATTGAAAAAATCATTACTTAATAGATGGCTATTAACTTTTGGTCGTTAGCAATTGGCGAATAAAACATTGACTATTAACTATTGTCCATTGACAAAAAACTCATCACTGATAACTCATCACTGATTTTGGCTATTGGCTATTAGCCGTTAGCTGTTGGCGAAATAACTTTGACTATTGACTAAGAACATTGACAAAAAAAGTTTCGTGTTTCAAGTTTCAGGTTAAAAATTATCGTTCGGCTTTTCATTGCTATTAATCACATCGTATAATTTTTTAATTCTCACATTTGCATATTTATCACATTGGCTAATTGGCTAATCATCCCATCTGCTAATTATTTCAATTTGCACATTAATCACATCGGCTAATTTGCTAATCATCCCATCTGCTAATCATTTCAATTTGCACATTAATCACATTTGCACATTTGCACATCAGCTCATCGGCTAATCAGCTAATCAGCTAATTGATTTGTTCAATGCTTCTCTTTTATTTCCTTTATAATCAACTATGATTACGGAGCGCACATTTTTGTTGATGGTAATAAAATTTGATCGTTGGGAATAATACCCTTCTCCATTATAAAATTCAACTTTTTGTGTGGTGCTATTTGAGTAAGTAATTAACGCATAAATATCATTAGCTTTTACATTAAGTATTTGATCAGATGGATAGCTAAATACTATTGTTTGACTGCTATTAACTCCGGCAATTATAAATGGACTTTTATTCTCTCCACAATTAACAAGTGTAAGAGAACGTGCATCTCCATCACTCCAAAAACCACTTTCTAAACTGCGTATTGGTATAAATGTTCCATCGCCTTTTCCTTCCAATAATAATCCTGTTCCCGCATCATGACGCATTACTAATATTTCTGTCTGATAATAATTTCCCTGACAAAGAATATCTGTAATTCCATCGCCGGTAAAATCATTGCAAATAATTCCAAACACCGGACTCACCTGAGCTTCTACAGGAAGATTGATTTTTGTAAAATTATTATTGCCGTTATTTATTAAAACAGCACTTTCAAATTGATATGCCACTGTATGATATGCATTCGCTAAATTATTTTTTCCAAACATCTCCTCTGTACTCATTTTACCAAAAGAATTCCAATCGGGAATGGCGCTTCTTATTTCCGGATATTGTTCGAGCATACGTTCTCTGAAATGTACCGGATAAGAAATATCATGCTGATAATAACTCATCAACAATCCCTGAAATTCTGTTTCCTGTTTGCTGAAATAATAACCTTCCAATGGTAGAGTTTTTCCTGTTGTTTCGGAGACAGTATTTTTAAATCTTCTATTGGTACCGAAATTTCCAAGTATATAATCAGTATCACCATCATTATCAAAATCAGCTCCGTTTATACTTTGCCACCATCCCTCCATATTTTCAAGATTAGTTTGAGCAGTGATATTTTCAAATGCGGATCCATTATTTTTTAAAAATACAATGGGCATCCAATCGCCGGTAATAAGCAAATCAATATTATCATCATTATCAAAATCGCTCCAGAGTGCTGAAGAAACCATACCGATATTTTTTAATGCCGGTGCAATGCTTTCTGTTACATCAGTAAATATTCCACCATCATTTTGCAGAAGAGCAGAAGAAACAGGCAGCAAATATTTTCCTGGAAATTGTCTTCCGCCAATTAAGAGATCCAGATCACCATCCTTATCAAAATCACATGCAATCACACACGATGTAGGCACAGCAATCTGTGGAATATTTTCGTTCAGCAATACAAAATTTCCATTGCCTGCATTTATATAAAATCTATCGTTATAACATTTGTCGCCGGCCATTTTTTCATTTCCTCCACTACCAATATATAAATCATTGTCGCCATCATTATCCGCATCAAAAATCAATGCAGCAGCATCTTCATAATTAATGTCTGCTTGTAATTTTATATTGCTTGACATAAATTTTCCGGGTGTTATTTGTAGACAAATTTCTCCTTCTTTTTCAAAAGTGCCACCTATATAAATATCATCCAATCCATTTCCATCCAAGTCGCCGGAAGCAGTGCAAGGTCCGGACACACTCATTTTATGTGGTATCAAAAATTCTCGAGTAAAATCTTCGAAATCATTCTCTTTATGTATATAATTAATTCCTGATGATACTTGCTCATCTGTAAAAATGGGACTTCTTTTTTTATGATTTGCAAATACAATATCTGCAGATGCATTTGCATGATCCAACATTACAATTTGATTGCAGGATATACTTTTTAATTCTTGTTTCTTTCCATCTTGCCAGGTTATTTCAACGGTTTCTATGGTTTTATTTTTACCCGTTCCGAAGTGAATAATATTTTCTGTAGTCGAAATAAATCCACGCACATTTGTATGTTGAATATATTGCATGGTGTCATTGTAATATATTTTAATTTTTGTGCCGAGCCCATAAGTATTGGCGCCATAACCTTTCAATTTAAACCGGATATAATTATTTGCTTCCGGATTTTTTTCAGAATTATTTTTATATACATACGGTGTCTCATTTGCATTTGCACAAATAATATCTATATCGCCATCCAAATCGAGATCTGCTGATGCAGCGCCATAAGAAGAAGAGGGATGATAAATGCCCCATTCATCACGCATATCCTTGAAGGTGAGATCACCATTATTTTTAAAAATAAAATTTGGTGTATTCAAAGTGTATCTCGGAATGGAATTAATAAACTTACTATAGATTGTGCTATCATTTATGCGACAAGCTCTGCGCAATTTAGAATAGGTTTCTGTTTCATCAATATTAAAATCCTGCAGATAACCGGTTGATACAAAAAGATCTTTATTACCATCATTATCAAAATCAGTAAAAAATGTTGACCATCCCCAATCTGTAACTCCCACATTTGCTGTTCTGCCAATCTCTGAAAATGTTTTGTTGCCATTATTTATTTTCAGAGAATTTCCTCTGTTTTGATATCCATATCCTGCATTGATTAGTGTGCGCAATATTTCAACTTGCGAAGAAATTTGAAATGTTTTAAAAGAATAATTTTCTTCCATTTCTATATCCACATAATACAGATCTAATAATCCATCATTATTAAAATCCGCAGCATCAGAACCCATTGAACTTACACTATGTCGTTTAATTGCAGAAAGAGATGCATCCGAAAATGTACCATCTCCATTATTGAAATATAAAAAATCATACATACCGAAATCGTTGGCGACATAAATATCCAAATATCCATTTTCGTCGAAATCGGCAACAGTGGCACTTAATCCAAAACCATGATTATTTATTCCTGCTTCAAGATGTACATCTGTAAATGTTCCATCTCCATTATTGCGGTATAATTTATCACTGAGGTTCTTATTATTTTCAATAGTTTGGAAATAATAAATTTTAAATTTATTTATAAAATCCAGAGGATGAGTAACGAGATACATATCCAGATCGCCATCATTATCATAATCAAAAAAGTTAGCTGCGGAACAAGTAACATCTCCGGTTAAACCATATTCTTTTGCTTTTTCAGTAAAGGTGAGATCACCATTATTAATAAATAATTTATTTCC encodes:
- a CDS encoding T9SS type A sorting domain-containing protein; its protein translation is MAQYNLVPNPNFEEYLHCPNDHSNVHPLDNFYVLNWLRPTNGTSDYFNSCVLPYNQVGVPFNLFSDNQPARSGEGYCGFFVYYDKCCEGSYREYIQTQLIDTLEADTIYIVEFWVAPAHKYMNKAAFTTNEVGAYFSKERPYFEYSYTKNLNYTPQISNDSLSVIINPGTWTRVRNYFKATGNEKWITIGNFKNKINTNIFEIPDYPPVDNDTIFAYLFIEDVYVVKYSEIVLIDISSCVGDTVILDAYFGGAEYLWSTGDTTPQINVTTNGEYWVNISSSQGFLSDTAEVNFLPDTTFSKVIDTLICFNHLPAILKGSEYYDSYLWNTGSTNKNLNAHTEGLYILNATQGCNFFIDSFLVSITPQKIDYFYVPDTTLCPGDYFTVTAPDGFENYIWNTGATIQQIIIYEAGDYWVAYSDSCYNFSEEFTVKLDPYSTKNLELGDDIDLCSYTNFPITIDAGEWPAYLWSNGSTERYLQPNKPGEYSVTVYNNCGQKSDTIFINDCTEGTEDLLLMPNLSEGEFWLLNTPAEWTPQTTIYIYSMQGLVDKLQSTIDGFTRLDLTQYMKGAYWIIAEADGRQFFFKIIIQ
- a CDS encoding VCBS repeat-containing protein, whose amino-acid sequence is MNITISKKLIPLSIALFAILLLSVNFSCSFTKKKEAETRATAIINENRIVPTDNENGKLFEILTGKSTGINFVNTLPDNYEHNYWRYTFIYNGGSVNIGDFNNDGLPDVFFTGVMVPHRIYINKGNLQFEDISATAGITKNDYEWTSGSTVADVNGDGFLDIYICNSRWADPAKRGNKLFINNGDLTFTEKAKEYGLTGDVTCSAANFFDYDNDGDLDMYLVTHPLDFINKFKIYYFQTIENNKNLSDKLYRNNGDGTFTDVHLEAGINNHGFGLSATVADFDENGYLDIYVANDFGMYDFLYFNNGDGTFSDASLSAIKRHSVSSMGSDAADFNNDGLLDLYYVDIEMEENYSFKTFQISSQVEILRTLINAGYGYQNRGNSLKINNGNKTFSEIGRTANVGVTDWGWSTFFTDFDNDGNKDLFVSTGYLQDFNIDETETYSKLRRACRINDSTIYSKFINSIPRYTLNTPNFIFKNNGDLTFKDMRDEWGIYHPSSSYGAASADLDLDGDIDIICANANETPYVYKNNSEKNPEANNYIRFKLKGYGANTYGLGTKIKIYYNDTMQYIQHTNVRGFISTTENIIHFGTGKNKTIETVEITWQDGKKQELKSISCNQIVMLDHANASADIVFANHKKRSPIFTDEQVSSGINYIHKENDFEDFTREFLIPHKMSVSGPCTASGDLDGNGLDDIYIGGTFEKEGEICLQITPGKFMSSNIKLQADINYEDAAALIFDADNDGDNDLYIGSGGNEKMAGDKCYNDRFYINAGNGNFVLLNENIPQIAVPTSCVIACDFDKDGDLDLLIGGRQFPGKYLLPVSSALLQNDGGIFTDVTESIAPALKNIGMVSSALWSDFDNDDNIDLLITGDWMPIVFLKNNGSAFENITAQTNLENMEGWWQSINGADFDNDGDTDYILGNFGTNRRFKNTVSETTGKTLPLEGYYFSKQETEFQGLLMSYYQHDISYPVHFRERMLEQYPEIRSAIPDWNSFGKMSTEEMFGKNNLANAYHTVAYQFESAVLINNGNNNFTKINLPVEAQVSPVFGIICNDFTGDGITDILCQGNYYQTEILVMRHDAGTGLLLEGKGDGTFIPIRSLESGFWSDGDARSLTLVNCGENKSPFIIAGVNSSQTIVFSYPSDQILNVKANDIYALITYSNSTTQKVEFYNGEGYYSQRSNFITINKNVRSVIIVDYKGNKREALNKSIS